TGCCAGCCGATACGCCTGAACGCAGGCGAAATCGTGCTCGACGGAGGTTTGCATCCAGAGTGTGGCGTCGAGCCCCTGGTCGGTTTTAGGGGCGGCAATGGTGGGGGACGCTGATTCTTGCGCGTTTGTGGAGACCGTTGTCAAACAGAGAACGAGTAAGCAGAAAACAAATTTTGGCATATTGGTCCCCCGTTGAACTGAAGTTCGAAATCTAATTCATGTTTCTTAGTATCGGTTAATGGTGGCGTTTTAACAATGAAGAAATCGCGCGGCTCTCACGCAGTTTGGCGATTCGTTTTCCGTTTTCGTAAATGATATAGGTTGGCAGGCCGATGACATTTTCTTTTCGGGCCAGATCGAGGTTCCGATCATAGTCGAGAATTTCTACGATCAGTCCTTTGGCTTTTAAGAGAGGTAAGACTTTCCGCCGGTCTTCTTCACATCTCTGACAGTTGGGGCTGGTAAACATTTTGATTTCATAGCGGCTGGCCATCTGCTGCTTTGGTTGGGAATGTTCCTTCCAGGCTGGGGTGTAAGCAGCTTCCTGATTTTTGAAACCATAGTGTTTTTCGAAGGCCCGATCCCAGTCTGTCCGGTACGCTGTATCGAGGAATTTGATAAACTCCTGTTTCCCTTTGCGGTTGATTAAGAATTCGGCCAGGTAAAATCCCTGTGCATACAGGACTGCGATTCCCCCCATGTTGTCGGGATAGTGATGCATCACCAGCAATCGTCGGATCGGGATCTGCTGTTCTGTGCCGACGACCTGCTCTGCTAATTGTCTGTGAATCTGCTTTTCGGATTCGTCCTCTTCATAGGTGGCGGCGCCTTCATCGGCCCAGCGCGGCAGTGGTCGCCTGAAATGAGAGGCGAACACGGTGTGCAGAACTTCGTGCGGAATCACGCTGTCCATCAAACTCTGGGGAGTGCCTTGAATTTGCATGTCCCAGCCAAAGACTTCGCCCTGGTCGAACGAAAAGGTGGTTGCCCCTGCCCCTGCGTCGTTGATTAGATTCACTCGGATCGGGCACGGCGAATACCAGTTCGGGATCGATTTCCCCAGCCATTCTTTGGCGTGTTTCTCCCGATAGTACTCGGCAGCTTCTCCGACTTGAACAGCGAAAGACGCATCGTGACAGAAGACGACAAAGTTCGGAGTGCGATATTCAAAAGTGCTGGCATCTCCCTCGAATAACAGCAAAGGGAGCAACAGCAGCAGGTATCTCATGTTTCCAGTCCGTTGGAGATTGAAGTTTCAACAAGGGGCGGAGCCGTTTTTGTATGCAACAACACCGATTTGAGGAGAACCATACGTGGAAACCGCTTTGATGTACAGACCACTCTGAGAACCGCTGGTTTTAGAGGATCTTTTCTGATTTCCGTTTCACAGGTTGCATATGAACAGGCGGATCGTGTTTAATGCCGATAAATAAATCGGGCCGCTTTGCAGAAACAGGTTTCAAGATTACAACGGGAAGAAGTCACGATGGCAAATCGACTCATTTATTCACTCTCAGAACTGGATTCTTCGTTCGTTGCAGAAGCGGGTGGCAAAGGGGCGTCGCTGGGAGAATTGATGCGAGCCCAGGCACCGGTCCCTCCCGGCTTTGTTGTGACGAGTTCTGCCTTCCAGACCTATTTGGCGTCGGGAGATCTGAAACAGGATGTTATCAAAACGGTCCAGGCATTGAATGCGGGGCAGATTGATTTATCGCAGGCACATCAGCAGATCCGCTCCTGCTTTGAAGGCGTGGCAATTCCTGGCGAAATCAGAGAAGCCGTTAACGAGGCTGCAAACGTATTAAACGTTACGAGGGTTTCAGTGCGATCGAGTGCTACCTGTGAAGACAGTGCTACGAGTGCCTGGGCGGGACAACTGGAAACATTTCTGGATGTGAGGCCCGATGCGATCATGGACAAAATCCGGGATTGCTGGCTCTCCCTGTTCAGCGAGTCGGCACTCTCTTACGGAGCGACGCACGGCTTTGCCGCGGGCGAGATCTCTGTCGCAGTTGTGGTACAGCAGATGGTGGCGAGTGACATTTCCGGCATTGGGTTTTCCGTGCATCCTGTGACTCAGGAACCTGAGATTCAGTTGATTGAGGCCTGTCTCGGGTTGGGTGAAGCGATTGTTTCGGGGCGAATTGTTCCCGATCAATTTGTGGTGGAGCGTGGCACCAACCAGATTCTCGAATCGATGATTGGCGAACAGAAAGAAGCGCTTTGGATGGGAGAAGGCGATACGAAACCGGCGTGGCAAAAACTTGACGGGCGTGGCTCCCAGCCAAAAATCAGTACGCAGCAAGTGACCGAATTTGCCGGTCTGTTGACGCGGCTGCACGATCATTATGGCCATCCGATTGATACCGAATGGGCCATCGAGAACGGGCAGTTTCAGGTGTTGCAGGCGCGCCCAATTACGACACTGGCGGAGGAATATAACCAGACGCTGATCGATGAAAGTCAGGAATGGCAGTTTACAGTACGTCGTCCGTTTTTCTTATTGGCTGCCTCCATTCTGCCTTACTGGCTGGATGCGAAGCACGCCGATAACACGCTCGGGGGACATCTGAATGAAGCGTTGCTGGTCCAGGACGAAACAGAGATGATGAATCTGTTTTATTCTAAGGAGTCGGCAGATGCCTTTCTCGATCGGATCGGTGATCTGTTTCAAAATCATCGGGATGAACTTATTCGAATTTTACGATATGGTCTGGGGATTTATGCGCAGGCACCGCCTGTCCTTGAACGGGGGCTGGACGGGTTTCAAAACCTGGAAGAACTCGAAGACTTCTTCGCCGATGTCGCTCAGCACACAACGGTCTTTCCCGCCTGGGTTCT
This window of the Gimesia fumaroli genome carries:
- a CDS encoding PEP/pyruvate-binding domain-containing protein — translated: MANRLIYSLSELDSSFVAEAGGKGASLGELMRAQAPVPPGFVVTSSAFQTYLASGDLKQDVIKTVQALNAGQIDLSQAHQQIRSCFEGVAIPGEIREAVNEAANVLNVTRVSVRSSATCEDSATSAWAGQLETFLDVRPDAIMDKIRDCWLSLFSESALSYGATHGFAAGEISVAVVVQQMVASDISGIGFSVHPVTQEPEIQLIEACLGLGEAIVSGRIVPDQFVVERGTNQILESMIGEQKEALWMGEGDTKPAWQKLDGRGSQPKISTQQVTEFAGLLTRLHDHYGHPIDTEWAIENGQFQVLQARPITTLAEEYNQTLIDESQEWQFTVRRPFFLLAASILPYWLDAKHADNTLGGHLNEALLVQDETEMMNLFYSKESADAFLDRIGDLFQNHRDELIRILRYGLGIYAQAPPVLERGLDGFQNLEELEDFFADVAQHTTVFPAWVLIYIEAHEVDDPEVRALAEQIRSHSLYPVIERNILEPLAAQTAEQLGFSQPDRTGDLVLWSELKAGTVTRELLESRLQAVEAGDRYIFQMIGGEEKFHLVSQTGYLLTRLAKQRQLARTNNSNELTGQAAWPGIFRGRARVVLTLDAKDQTIDASEVLVSIQSNPALLPLLNRCGAIVTDDGGIGCHAAILARELKKPTLIGTREATTRIQTGDLIEVDTYAQVVRILEQGE